In one Haloplanus salinus genomic region, the following are encoded:
- the thsA gene encoding thermosome subunit alpha, which translates to MNGVHGIAAVDRRTTGDDARKRNIAAGTALAELLRTTLGPTGRDKMLVGDGTVIVSNDGASIVDRLSLDSPAARLLADVARAQRGELGDGSTTAVVLAGALLAEAERLFDDGVHPTTVIAGYADASRRARSRLGELVSAPDGEAARRNVVSTAITGRWDERRTAFLADLSTRAHRAARDADAGGANPSAITIHGVAGGATTDSELLDGLVIDTDASSTSLSSIPADVPRHLSDARIALLDDELTIQSPESARYSVDGPDGLRRARDHERDEYRRYVETLRNHGVDVCFCQKSIDDGLRARLARAGILAFERTRQDEVHKLSRATGARPVMRLDALDPSAVGRADELERVRLGGGSFVVVREASSRQVSVVLRGSPEHVVDETERIVRDGIALLRTLDARPGLVPGGGATEVALALAVRAFGRCVDDRRALAVDAFADAIETIPVSLARNAGMDPIDSLLELRRRHADGERSVGIDGDSRSVTDVAARGVVEPVRLADRVVANATDAATLVLRIDDVIRTRGTSDGGAHDHDHDHDHDHGGVSGDPGGYPWAISH; encoded by the coding sequence ATGAATGGTGTGCACGGGATTGCGGCCGTCGACCGACGGACGACGGGCGACGACGCGCGGAAGCGGAACATCGCGGCGGGAACCGCACTGGCCGAGCTGTTGCGGACGACGCTCGGCCCGACCGGCCGCGACAAGATGCTGGTCGGCGACGGGACGGTGATCGTGAGCAACGACGGCGCGAGCATCGTGGACCGGCTCTCGCTCGACTCGCCGGCCGCACGGCTGCTCGCCGATGTTGCCCGCGCCCAGCGCGGCGAACTGGGGGACGGATCGACGACCGCCGTCGTCCTCGCGGGGGCGTTGCTGGCCGAAGCCGAGAGGCTCTTCGACGACGGCGTTCATCCGACGACGGTGATCGCAGGCTACGCCGACGCCTCGCGGCGCGCCCGGTCACGCCTCGGCGAGTTGGTGTCGGCGCCCGACGGCGAGGCGGCGCGCCGGAACGTGGTTTCGACCGCCATCACCGGCCGGTGGGACGAGCGCCGGACGGCGTTTCTCGCCGACCTGTCGACGCGGGCGCACCGCGCCGCCCGCGACGCCGACGCCGGCGGGGCGAACCCCTCCGCCATTACGATCCACGGCGTCGCCGGTGGGGCGACGACGGACTCCGAACTCCTCGACGGGCTGGTCATCGACACCGACGCGTCCTCGACGAGTCTCTCATCGATCCCGGCCGACGTGCCGCGCCACCTGTCCGACGCCCGGATCGCCCTCCTAGACGACGAACTCACGATCCAGTCGCCCGAGTCGGCCCGATACAGCGTCGACGGTCCCGACGGACTCCGGCGCGCCCGGGACCACGAGCGCGACGAGTATCGGCGCTACGTCGAGACCCTCCGGAACCACGGCGTCGACGTGTGTTTCTGTCAGAAGTCGATCGACGACGGTCTCCGTGCCCGCCTCGCCAGGGCAGGGATTCTCGCCTTCGAGCGCACCCGGCAGGACGAGGTGCACAAGCTGAGCCGGGCGACGGGCGCGCGGCCGGTGATGCGCCTCGACGCCCTCGACCCGTCGGCGGTCGGACGTGCGGACGAACTGGAGCGCGTGCGTCTCGGCGGCGGGTCGTTCGTCGTCGTCCGTGAGGCGTCGTCGCGGCAGGTGTCGGTGGTGCTTCGGGGGAGTCCCGAGCACGTCGTGGACGAGACGGAGCGGATCGTGCGCGACGGCATCGCGCTCCTACGGACGCTCGATGCCCGTCCCGGCTTGGTTCCGGGTGGCGGCGCGACGGAGGTAGCGCTCGCGCTGGCGGTCCGAGCGTTCGGACGCTGCGTCGACGACCGCCGGGCGCTCGCCGTCGACGCGTTCGCCGACGCCATCGAGACCATCCCCGTGTCGTTGGCGCGGAACGCGGGCATGGACCCCATCGACAGCCTGCTCGAACTTCGGCGGCGCCACGCCGACGGCGAGCGGTCGGTCGGGATCGACGGCGACTCCCGGAGCGTCACCGACGTGGCGGCCCGTGGCGTCGTCGAACCCGTCCGTCTCGCGGACCGCGTCGTCGCCAACGCGACGGACGCGGCGACGCTCGTGCTTCGGATCGACGACGTGATCCGGACGCGGGGGACGAGCGATGGGGGCGCACACGACCACGATCACGATCACGATCACGACCACGGCGGCGTCAGCGGCGACCCGGGGGGGTATCCGTGGGCGATCAGTCACTGA
- the crcB gene encoding fluoride efflux transporter CrcB, with translation MIDPAPLVGAGAALGAVLRFATGRYVGGVAGNRRFPYGTFTVNVLGSFVLALVTFLGAGEDVLLFVGTGACGSYTTFSSFSVDTVRLWETGDRRLAVWYAAANLFGALVGIGIAALLV, from the coding sequence ATGATCGACCCGGCGCCTCTCGTCGGCGCCGGCGCCGCCCTCGGCGCGGTCCTTCGGTTCGCGACCGGCCGTTACGTCGGCGGCGTCGCGGGCAACCGGCGGTTTCCCTACGGAACGTTCACGGTCAACGTCCTCGGGTCGTTCGTCCTCGCGCTCGTCACCTTCCTCGGGGCCGGCGAGGACGTCCTCCTGTTCGTCGGTACCGGTGCGTGCGGATCGTACACGACGTTCTCCTCGTTCTCGGTCGACACCGTTCGGCTGTGGGAGACGGGCGACCGCCGCCTCGCCGTCTGGTACGCCGCCGCGAACCTGTTCGGGGCGCTCGTCGGCATCGGCATCGCCGCCCTCCTCGTGTAG